A portion of the Pithys albifrons albifrons isolate INPA30051 chromosome 1, PitAlb_v1, whole genome shotgun sequence genome contains these proteins:
- the LIPT2 gene encoding octanoyl-[acyl-carrier-protein]:protein N-octanoyltransferase LIPT2, mitochondrial — MSGAPLRVVLLGPVPYAEALRVQERCVAAARAARSPTPAPGGPAVRGGPRAVPAESVVLSEPAHPVYTWGLRGAPDAAAAATLRARGAGLVAARRGGHITFHGPGQLLAFPVLDLRRRRLPVRGYVAGLEALVLRLCRRLGLGAARALPPPFTGIWMGDSKLCAIGVHCGNYITSHGLALNCCTDLTWFDHIIPCGLEGKGVTSLSRELGQHITVDHVLEPFLDSFQEVFDCALVFSDDPAD, encoded by the exons ATGTCTGGGGCCCCGCTGCGTGTGGTGCTGTTGGGGCCCGTGCCCTACGCGGAGGCGCTGCGGGTGCAGGAGCGCTGCGTGGCGGCGGCGCGGGCAGCGCGGAGCCCGACTCCGGCCCCCGGGGGCCCCGCCGTGCGGGGCGGCCCCCGTGCGGTGCCCGCGGAGAGCGTGGTGCTGAGCGAGCCGGCGCATCCCGTGTACACGTGGGGGTTGCGGGGCGCGCCGGACGCGGCAGCGGCGGCGACGCTGCGGGCACGGGGCGCGGGGCTGGtggcggcgcggcgcggcggcCACATCACCTTCCACGGCCCCGGGCAGCTCCTCGCCTTCCCCGTGCTCGACTTGCGCCGGCGCCGCCTCCCGGTTCGCGGGTACGTGGCCGGGCTGGAGGCGCTGGTGTTGCGGCTCTGCCGGAGGCTCGGCCTGGGAGCCGCCCGCGCCCTCCCGCCGCCCTTCACCGGAATCTGGATGGGCGACAGCAAGTTGTGTGCCATCG GTGTGCACTGTGGGAACTACATCACCTCTCATGGGCTGGCACTGAACTGCTGCACTGACCTCACCTGGTTTGACCACATCATCCCCTGCGGGCTGGAGGGGAAAGGTGTCACCTCACTGAGCCGCGAGCTGGGACAGCACATCACTGTTGACCACGTCCTGGAGCCCTTCCTGGACTCCTTCCAGGAGGTCTTTGACTGCGCTTTGGTCTTTTCAGACGACCCTGCTGACTAG
- the POLD3 gene encoding DNA polymerase delta subunit 3 isoform X2 — protein sequence MADELYLENIDEFVTDQNRVVTYKWLSYTLGVHVNQAKQMLYDYVERKRKENSGAQLHVTYLVAGNLLQNGHVCHKVAVVREDKLEAMKSKLSTIASVHVYSIQKALLKDSSPLYNTDYDIVKTNLHNCSKFSAIHCDAAVPRVPPDIPRAQMSLQGSSRRENDMDAPRAPTINGHGPPATKHPSQQQKGIMGMFAAKAASKPQDTNKETKAGAPSVSTANTKPIKNNIINNFFGKAAMNKVNPVPEQPKEEKEVIKPSVVVAEPESSTDPVVEKPGKRTESARIQQKDRKSKMKPVDRSDNEEERDPENAKKKRKRIKQLESDSSDEEADVKPSPTPEEEKAPSPPPVPALKTEVEPASMQMSAGGRKRKRKRVLKSKMFIDEEEGCMVTEKVYESESCTDSEEEFPKPKPSAAHKQPVLPTRKELKEEKKTLKKGAAPANRANKQVSIMGFFQKK from the exons ATGGCGGACGAGCTGTATCTGGAGAACATCGACGAGTTCGTCACCGACCAGAACCGCGTT GTGACGTACAAATGGCTGAGCTATACTCTGGGAGTCCACGTCAACCAGGCTAAACA GATGCTGTATGATTATGTGGAGAGGAAACGGAAGGAGAACTCAGGAGCTCAGCTTCATGTCACCTACTTAGTAGCAGGAAACCTCCTCCAGAATGGACACGTG tgccACAAGGTTGCAGTAGTGAGGGAGGATAAGCTGGAAG cAATGAAGTCTAAGCTGTCCACAATTGCAAGTGTGCACGTATACAGCATTCAGAAGGCCTTGCTCAAGGACAGCTCCCCGCTCTACAACACTGACTATGACATTGTCAAAACAAACCTACACAACTGCAGCAA ATTCAGTGCCATCCACTGTGACGCTGCAGTCCCCAGGGTGCCACCTGACATTCCCAGAGCACAGATGTCCCTGCAAGGCAGTTCCCGGAGGGAGAATGACATGGAtgctcccagagctcccacaATCAATGGCCACGGGCCGCCGGCTACCAAGCACCCCTCACAGCAGCAAAAAGGGATCATGGGAATGTTTGCAGCTAAAGCAGCTTCCAAACCCCAGGACACAAATAAGGAAACCAAAGCAGGGGCCCCATCT GTGTCCACAGCAAACACCAAACCAATAAAGAACAACATCATCAACAACTTCTTTGGGAAAGCTGCTATGA ATAAAGTCAATCCTGTGCCTGAGCAgccaaaggaggagaaagaagtcATCAAGCCTTCAGTTGTTGTAGCAGAACCAGAGTCATCCACTGATCCTGTAGTAGAGAAACCTGGGAAGAGAACAGAGTCTGCTAGAATTCaacaaaaggacagaaaaag TAAAATGAAGCCTGTGGACAGGTCGGATAATGAGGAGGAAAGAGATcctgaaaatgcaaagaaaaagaggaagcgAATCAAACAACTAGAATCTGACAGCAGTGATGAGGAAG CAGATGTTAAACCATCACCCACaccagaggaagagaaagctcCATCTCCACCACCTGTACCTGCTCTGAAAACTGAAGTGGAGCCTGCATCCATGCAG ATGTCAGCTGGGGGAAGGAAGCGGAAACGGAAGCGTGTGCTGAAATCCAAGATGTTTATTGATGAAGAAGAAGGCTGCATGG TGACTGAGAAGGTATACGAGAGTGAATCCTGCACAGACAGCGAAGAGGAATTCCCCAAGCCCAAGCCATCAGCTGCACACAAACAGCCTGTACTGCCCACGAGGAAAGaactaaaggaagaaaagaagaccCTGAAgaaaggagcagctcctgccaacaGAGCCAATAAGCAGGTCTCCATCATGGgctttttccagaagaaatga
- the POLD3 gene encoding DNA polymerase delta subunit 3 isoform X1 codes for MADELYLENIDEFVTDQNRVVTYKWLSYTLGVHVNQAKQMLYDYVERKRKENSGAQLHVTYLVAGNLLQNGHVCHKVAVVREDKLEAMKSKLSTIASVHVYSIQKALLKDSSPLYNTDYDIVKTNLHNCSKFSAIHCDAAVPRVPPDIPRAQMSLQGSSRRENDMDAPRAPTINGHGPPATKHPSQQQKGIMGMFAAKAASKPQDTNKETKAGAPSVSTANTKPIKNNIINNFFGKAAMNKVNPVPEQPKEEKEVIKPSVVVAEPESSTDPVVEKPGKRTESARIQQKDRKSKMKPVDRSDNEEERDPENAKKKRKRIKQLESDSSDEEDVKPSPTPEEEKAPSPPPVPALKTEVEPASMQMSAGGRKRKRKRVLKSKMFIDEEEGCMVTEKVYESESCTDSEEEFPKPKPSAAHKQPVLPTRKELKEEKKTLKKGAAPANRANKQVSIMGFFQKK; via the exons ATGGCGGACGAGCTGTATCTGGAGAACATCGACGAGTTCGTCACCGACCAGAACCGCGTT GTGACGTACAAATGGCTGAGCTATACTCTGGGAGTCCACGTCAACCAGGCTAAACA GATGCTGTATGATTATGTGGAGAGGAAACGGAAGGAGAACTCAGGAGCTCAGCTTCATGTCACCTACTTAGTAGCAGGAAACCTCCTCCAGAATGGACACGTG tgccACAAGGTTGCAGTAGTGAGGGAGGATAAGCTGGAAG cAATGAAGTCTAAGCTGTCCACAATTGCAAGTGTGCACGTATACAGCATTCAGAAGGCCTTGCTCAAGGACAGCTCCCCGCTCTACAACACTGACTATGACATTGTCAAAACAAACCTACACAACTGCAGCAA ATTCAGTGCCATCCACTGTGACGCTGCAGTCCCCAGGGTGCCACCTGACATTCCCAGAGCACAGATGTCCCTGCAAGGCAGTTCCCGGAGGGAGAATGACATGGAtgctcccagagctcccacaATCAATGGCCACGGGCCGCCGGCTACCAAGCACCCCTCACAGCAGCAAAAAGGGATCATGGGAATGTTTGCAGCTAAAGCAGCTTCCAAACCCCAGGACACAAATAAGGAAACCAAAGCAGGGGCCCCATCT GTGTCCACAGCAAACACCAAACCAATAAAGAACAACATCATCAACAACTTCTTTGGGAAAGCTGCTATGA ATAAAGTCAATCCTGTGCCTGAGCAgccaaaggaggagaaagaagtcATCAAGCCTTCAGTTGTTGTAGCAGAACCAGAGTCATCCACTGATCCTGTAGTAGAGAAACCTGGGAAGAGAACAGAGTCTGCTAGAATTCaacaaaaggacagaaaaag TAAAATGAAGCCTGTGGACAGGTCGGATAATGAGGAGGAAAGAGATcctgaaaatgcaaagaaaaagaggaagcgAATCAAACAACTAGAATCTGACAGCAGTGATGAGGAAG ATGTTAAACCATCACCCACaccagaggaagagaaagctcCATCTCCACCACCTGTACCTGCTCTGAAAACTGAAGTGGAGCCTGCATCCATGCAG ATGTCAGCTGGGGGAAGGAAGCGGAAACGGAAGCGTGTGCTGAAATCCAAGATGTTTATTGATGAAGAAGAAGGCTGCATGG TGACTGAGAAGGTATACGAGAGTGAATCCTGCACAGACAGCGAAGAGGAATTCCCCAAGCCCAAGCCATCAGCTGCACACAAACAGCCTGTACTGCCCACGAGGAAAGaactaaaggaagaaaagaagaccCTGAAgaaaggagcagctcctgccaacaGAGCCAATAAGCAGGTCTCCATCATGGgctttttccagaagaaatga